In Polaribacter sp. Hel_I_88, the following proteins share a genomic window:
- a CDS encoding lipopolysaccharide assembly protein LapB: MKKITFLLAATIFFVSAKTNAQDDANRDCIVKYNLFKGDYQSKKYDDAYTNWIYLMDNCKDLSVSIYQYGSKLAEDIKKDPALAKRVFEQRLQYFPDVDPAKVHSDYAEYLLANKLGTDDEVFNLLDKAYKLDPTRMGVKNLYIYFQGVTDRNKDTNPQLVFDTYDDVVESVGEKLDGYAKKILELSDSTRVLDTREKNNLKAYTINSKALGQIEGGLDRMISELATCERLIPLYRRDFDENRGNVTWLKRAVSRMFYKECQDDPLYAELAKAYAEASPSPEAYAFLANVLENSGDSKGATEMRQKSFDLETDPLKKANYKLKFAQAAQSRGQLSSARSLAREALRYNPNSGKAYLLIGRLYASSANSCGDDEFEKRMVYAAALRQAQKAASVDPSIYALASRYIASYKGSLPTKKVIFTASKTIGQSHTIKCWIGETVTIASSD, translated from the coding sequence ATGAAGAAAATAACGTTTTTATTAGCAGCTACTATATTTTTTGTATCTGCAAAGACCAATGCACAAGATGATGCAAACAGAGATTGTATTGTAAAATACAATTTATTTAAAGGGGATTATCAATCAAAAAAATATGATGATGCCTACACCAATTGGATTTACTTAATGGATAATTGTAAAGATTTATCTGTAAGTATTTATCAATATGGTTCTAAGCTTGCAGAAGATATTAAAAAAGATCCAGCTTTAGCAAAAAGAGTTTTTGAGCAGAGATTACAATATTTTCCTGATGTAGATCCAGCAAAAGTACATAGTGATTATGCAGAATATTTATTAGCAAATAAACTAGGAACGGATGATGAGGTTTTTAATCTTTTAGATAAAGCATATAAGTTAGATCCAACAAGAATGGGTGTAAAAAATTTATATATTTATTTTCAGGGAGTAACTGATAGAAATAAAGATACAAACCCTCAATTAGTTTTTGATACCTATGATGATGTTGTAGAATCTGTTGGAGAAAAATTAGATGGATATGCAAAGAAAATTTTAGAATTGTCAGATTCTACAAGAGTTTTGGATACAAGAGAAAAAAATAATTTAAAAGCATACACTATAAATTCAAAAGCACTAGGTCAAATTGAAGGTGGTTTGGATAGAATGATTTCTGAATTAGCAACATGTGAACGTTTAATTCCTTTATATAGAAGAGATTTCGATGAAAATAGAGGTAACGTAACTTGGTTAAAAAGAGCGGTATCTAGAATGTTTTACAAAGAATGTCAAGATGATCCTTTATATGCTGAATTAGCAAAAGCGTATGCAGAGGCATCTCCATCACCTGAGGCGTATGCGTTTTTAGCAAATGTTTTAGAAAATAGTGGAGACTCTAAAGGAGCTACAGAAATGAGACAAAAGTCTTTTGATTTAGAAACAGATCCTCTTAAAAAAGCAAATTATAAATTAAAATTTGCGCAAGCAGCGCAATCTAGAGGTCAATTATCTAGTGCAAGAAGCTTGGCAAGAGAGGCTTTAAGATATAATCCTAACTCTGGTAAAGCTTATTTATTAATTGGTAGATTGTATGCATCTAGCGCAAATAGTTGTGGAGATGACGAATTTGAAAAAAGAATGGTATATGCAGCAGCACTAAGACAAGCGCAAAAAGCAGCCTCTGTAGATCCAAGTATTTATGCTTTAGCATCAAGATATATTGCATCTTATAAAGGAAGTTTACCAACTAAAAAGGTTATTTTTACAGCAAGTAAAACAATTGGTCAATCTCATACAATTAAATGTTGGATTGGTGAAACTGTAACAATAGCATCTAGTGATTAA
- a CDS encoding TonB-dependent receptor, which produces MIRSIVVILLLLNSVNFIAQRTSSSPYSYFGIGDQFSPRTVEQNAMGGIGVAFSHYKYLNFTNPAAYADLRATSYTIGLLNSDLTVKSGSAEQNSTSTSLSYIALAFPVGKNAGVSFGMQPVSAVGYSLSNTILVNGSVSEVTAYSGNGGVNRFYGSFGIKVYKGFTLGVEADFSFGDIENSIINQRANVSLATKYNEVLNLRGTSVKFGAQYQKELENSLTVTAGATVKLGNSLNVEGNDYLYSFRFANSGAESPKDTLSSTLIDGEFNLPLKSNFGVGLGKLDKWYAGVEYETQNAIGSNNLLTNTTGAYRYGKSDRISLGGFYLPKVNSISSYWERVTYRAGVRYENTGLLVDGTGNNSNFTKINDFGISFGLGLPLKRLSTVNMGFEFGKRGTTENNLIQENYFNFRLSLSLTDTNWFIKRKID; this is translated from the coding sequence ATGATTAGAAGTATCGTAGTAATTCTTTTACTATTAAATTCTGTAAATTTTATAGCACAAAGAACAAGTTCTTCCCCTTATTCTTATTTTGGAATTGGAGATCAATTTAGTCCAAGAACAGTTGAGCAAAACGCTATGGGTGGTATAGGTGTAGCATTTAGCCATTATAAGTATTTAAACTTTACAAACCCTGCAGCATATGCAGATTTAAGAGCCACATCTTACACTATTGGTTTATTAAATAGCGATTTAACCGTTAAAAGTGGATCTGCAGAACAAAATAGTACTTCAACAAGCTTGTCTTATATAGCCTTGGCTTTTCCTGTAGGTAAAAATGCAGGTGTTTCTTTTGGTATGCAACCAGTTTCTGCAGTTGGTTATTCTTTATCAAATACAATTTTAGTAAACGGATCTGTTTCAGAAGTAACTGCGTATTCGGGTAATGGTGGTGTAAATAGATTTTATGGTAGTTTTGGAATTAAAGTTTATAAAGGTTTTACTTTAGGTGTAGAAGCTGATTTTAGTTTTGGAGATATAGAAAATAGTATTATAAATCAAAGGGCTAATGTTTCTTTAGCTACTAAATATAATGAAGTGCTTAATTTAAGAGGAACTTCGGTAAAATTTGGAGCACAATATCAAAAAGAATTAGAAAACTCATTAACGGTTACTGCAGGTGCTACTGTAAAACTTGGAAATAGTTTAAATGTAGAAGGAAATGATTATTTATATTCTTTTAGATTTGCAAATTCTGGGGCAGAAAGTCCTAAAGATACGCTATCTTCTACTTTAATTGATGGTGAGTTTAATTTACCACTAAAATCTAATTTTGGTGTTGGTCTTGGAAAATTAGACAAATGGTATGCAGGTGTAGAGTATGAAACTCAAAATGCAATAGGTTCTAATAATTTGTTAACAAATACAACAGGAGCTTATAGATATGGAAAATCAGATAGGATATCTTTAGGAGGTTTTTATTTACCTAAAGTTAATTCTATATCAAGTTATTGGGAGAGAGTAACTTATAGGGCTGGTGTACGTTATGAAAACACAGGTTTATTAGTTGATGGAACTGGAAATAACTCGAATTTTACAAAAATAAATGACTTTGGCATATCTTTTGGTTTAGGTTTACCACTAAAGAGATTATCCACAGTAAATATGGGATTTGAATTTGGTAAAAGAGGAACCACAGAAAATAATTTAATTCAAGAAAATTACTTTAATTTTAGATTAAGTTTATCTCTTACAGATACAAATTGGTTCATAAAAAGAAAAATAGATTAA
- a CDS encoding type III pantothenate kinase has product MNLIIDVGNTRVKVAVFEEDTIVDLVVFDKMKIISEIKKILKKYKITAAIASSVALLSAQKIEKLKSLVEIMFVSSNLKIPFQNLYATPTTLGVDRIALVFGAFIKYPKKNVLVIDAGTCITFDFLTKKGKYLGGAISPGVEMRYKSLHQFTSKLPLLTINKPENFIGNSTKESINSGVVNGVIEEIDGVINQYKKKYLDLTVVLTGGDTNFLSKQLKSSIFANQNFLLEGLNEILIFNKSK; this is encoded by the coding sequence ATGAATTTAATAATAGACGTTGGTAATACAAGAGTAAAAGTTGCTGTTTTTGAGGAGGATACAATTGTTGATTTGGTTGTTTTTGATAAAATGAAAATTATATCAGAAATAAAAAAAATATTAAAAAAATATAAAATTACTGCTGCAATTGCATCAAGTGTGGCACTTTTGTCAGCTCAAAAGATAGAAAAGCTAAAAAGTTTGGTTGAAATTATGTTTGTTTCTTCGAATCTTAAAATCCCATTTCAGAACTTATATGCAACTCCAACAACGTTAGGTGTGGATAGAATTGCGCTAGTATTTGGTGCTTTTATAAAGTATCCTAAGAAAAATGTCTTAGTTATTGATGCTGGAACATGTATTACTTTCGATTTTTTAACAAAAAAAGGTAAATATTTAGGAGGCGCAATATCTCCAGGAGTAGAAATGAGATACAAATCACTTCATCAATTTACATCGAAACTTCCATTATTAACGATTAATAAACCCGAAAATTTTATTGGTAATAGTACAAAAGAAAGCATAAACTCTGGAGTTGTAAATGGTGTAATTGAAGAAATTGACGGGGTAATAAATCAATACAAAAAAAAATATTTAGATTTAACAGTTGTTTTAACAGGAGGTGATACAAATTTCTTGTCAAAACAATTAAAAAGTAGCATATTTGCCAATCAAAATTTTCTCCTAGAAGGATTAAATGAAATATTGATTTTTAACAAAAGCAAATGA
- the lptC gene encoding LPS export ABC transporter periplasmic protein LptC: MINYNKTYSIITKSIAVLFVTAMLFACTNNTQKARDFLADKNLPVGISKDAYHVYKDSGRITSKLITPKMLDFSNREKHPYNEFPFGIKIINFENKGKDSITITGNYAISYAKTSISEIKGNVIVINHADKSRLETEQLFWDEKTKYFVSEKAFKLTKENDTIFGIGFESKDDLSKHLAKKTTGKLETKED; the protein is encoded by the coding sequence GTGATTAATTATAACAAAACATACTCTATAATAACAAAAAGCATTGCTGTTCTATTTGTAACAGCAATGCTTTTTGCATGTACAAATAATACGCAAAAAGCTAGAGACTTTTTGGCTGATAAAAATTTACCAGTAGGTATTTCTAAAGATGCGTATCATGTATACAAAGATTCTGGTAGAATTACCTCTAAATTAATAACTCCTAAAATGTTAGACTTTAGTAATAGAGAAAAACATCCTTATAATGAGTTTCCTTTTGGAATAAAAATTATTAATTTTGAGAATAAAGGAAAAGATTCCATAACCATTACTGGTAATTATGCAATTTCTTATGCAAAAACATCCATCTCAGAAATAAAAGGGAACGTTATTGTTATCAATCATGCAGATAAATCAAGATTAGAAACAGAGCAATTATTTTGGGACGAAAAAACAAAATATTTTGTCTCGGAAAAAGCATTTAAGTTAACAAAAGAAAATGACACTATTTTTGGTATTGGATTTGAGTCTAAAGATGATTTATCAAAACATCTCGCAAAAAAAACAACAGGAAAATTAGAAACTAAAGAAGATTAA
- a CDS encoding DUF1569 domain-containing protein — protein MLEKELKFIEDSIQFKELKNLIVSKATVGWHLDHSLKVLNSVLLAIKESDPNLYKKKFNSVRFITFTLGKFPRGKVKAPKRVLPPEIIETEVIENQLEEVKSKLKYMNELEENQFFDHPFFDHLNKKQTIKFLGMHTNHHLKIIKDILK, from the coding sequence ATGTTAGAAAAAGAATTAAAATTTATAGAAGATTCCATTCAGTTTAAGGAGCTAAAAAATTTAATAGTGTCGAAAGCAACTGTTGGTTGGCATTTAGATCATTCTTTAAAAGTTTTGAATAGTGTTTTGTTGGCAATCAAAGAATCTGATCCAAATCTTTACAAGAAAAAATTTAATAGTGTACGTTTTATAACATTTACTTTAGGAAAGTTTCCAAGAGGTAAGGTAAAAGCACCAAAAAGAGTGTTACCTCCAGAGATTATAGAAACAGAGGTAATTGAAAATCAACTAGAAGAAGTAAAAAGCAAATTAAAATATATGAATGAATTAGAAGAAAATCAATTTTTTGACCATCCTTTTTTTGATCATTTAAATAAAAAGCAAACTATTAAGTTTTTGGGAATGCATACCAATCATCACTTAAAAATAATTAAAGATATTTTAAAATAA
- a CDS encoding hemolysin family protein has protein sequence MEVELIIVVISILLSAFFSGMEIAFVSANKMHIELEKKREGFIPKILTIITQKSSKFITTMLVGNNISLVIYSYYMGELLIRFLPIETFNDFSILLIQTIISTIIILVTAEFLPKAIFRIYANEVLKLFAVPAYIFYYIFHFFSEFITMISDFFLRVFFKTNADEQQTEFSKEELGIYINEQLDSGNDDDEMDSEIQIFQNALEFQNVKAREVMVPRTEIVSVEMHETVTNLKNTFINTGLSKILVYKTSLDDVVGYVNAFELFKKPKTIKSILLPLEFVPESMMINDILNSLMKKRKSVAVVIDEYGGTSGMITVEDIVEELFGEIEDEHDSQEFLEEKVSESKFNFSARLEIDYLNEEYDLNIPKSEAYETLGGFIIEHTENIPEEKELIDLETFEIKILKMSGAKIDEVSLKISNQTD, from the coding sequence ATGGAGGTTGAACTCATTATTGTTGTCATATCAATTTTACTATCTGCATTTTTTTCAGGTATGGAAATTGCGTTTGTTTCTGCCAATAAAATGCATATTGAGCTAGAAAAAAAAAGAGAAGGTTTTATACCTAAAATCTTAACAATAATTACCCAAAAATCATCGAAATTTATTACAACAATGTTGGTTGGTAATAATATTTCTTTGGTAATTTATAGTTATTATATGGGGGAATTGCTCATTAGATTTCTGCCAATTGAAACGTTTAATGACTTTTCTATACTCTTAATTCAAACTATAATTTCTACAATAATAATACTGGTAACAGCAGAATTTTTACCCAAAGCAATTTTTAGAATTTATGCAAACGAAGTTTTAAAACTTTTTGCTGTACCTGCTTATATATTCTATTATATATTTCATTTTTTCTCTGAATTTATTACCATGATTTCCGATTTCTTTCTGCGTGTTTTTTTTAAGACCAATGCAGATGAACAACAAACGGAATTTAGTAAAGAGGAATTAGGTATTTATATTAATGAACAATTAGATTCTGGTAATGATGATGATGAAATGGATTCCGAAATCCAAATATTTCAGAATGCTTTAGAGTTTCAAAATGTAAAAGCGAGGGAAGTAATGGTGCCAAGAACAGAAATTGTATCTGTAGAAATGCACGAAACTGTTACCAATTTAAAAAACACATTTATCAATACTGGTTTGTCAAAAATTTTGGTGTACAAAACATCTTTAGATGATGTTGTTGGCTATGTAAATGCTTTTGAATTGTTTAAAAAACCAAAAACTATAAAATCAATTTTATTGCCTTTAGAGTTTGTTCCAGAATCTATGATGATTAACGATATTTTAAATTCGTTGATGAAAAAACGCAAAAGTGTTGCAGTTGTTATCGATGAATATGGAGGAACTTCTGGCATGATTACAGTAGAAGATATTGTAGAAGAATTGTTTGGAGAAATAGAAGATGAGCACGATTCTCAAGAATTTTTAGAAGAGAAAGTAAGTGAATCTAAATTTAATTTTTCTGCAAGGTTAGAGATTGATTATTTAAACGAAGAATACGATTTAAATATACCAAAATCAGAAGCTTACGAAACTTTAGGGGGTTTTATTATAGAACATACAGAAAATATTCCAGAAGAAAAAGAGTTGATAGATTTAGAAACTTTTGAAATTAAAATCTTAAAGATGAGTGGGGCAAAAATTGATGAAGTGTCTCTAAAAATATCCAACCAAACAGACTAA
- a CDS encoding proton-conducting transporter membrane subunit gives MNLENNQNLNLKTSDGIAKNPTISLIVVALLWLLFAGNLIYLILNFFKMPNWSYGDFLKINGFTILIWTTVTFFSAIVSTYAKTYLTGFKYYAKFMLLCLAFTASVMLLVMSNHIVILLFSWLIMGVFMSQLIGIDKKWGEAREAAKFTLKYFLTGTFFLTIGLLLIAFKSDEFTITGLAVSVIDLPPYITMIAAFCVIAAAIVQSAIYPFHRWLLSAMTSPTPASALMHAGFVNGAGILLALFATLLFTSDTLTILFAIGGFTAIIAQFTKLLQVNVKQKLACSTIAQMGFMIMQCGLGFFNAAVAHLILHGFYKAYLFLSSGEEIAQTTPEKNELLKIKPLQALVVLIFGTLGAYLFIIWTGKELAMNSSVFLTLVVAITVGQATYNIVKEQSLSAIQKIVIPAILFVVGIGIYALMYNGVTILMADMPMTNQPMPLSWVQIIFGFIFLIGFFVMKLRVYKKIPWLYVKLLNLSQPAKKSVLMFKSK, from the coding sequence ATGAATCTTGAAAACAATCAAAATTTGAATTTAAAAACTTCGGATGGAATTGCTAAAAACCCAACTATCTCTTTGATAGTTGTTGCTTTATTATGGCTTCTTTTTGCAGGAAACCTAATCTATTTAATTTTAAACTTCTTTAAAATGCCAAATTGGAGTTATGGTGATTTTTTAAAAATTAATGGTTTCACAATTTTAATATGGACTACAGTTACCTTTTTTAGTGCTATTGTAAGTACTTATGCAAAAACATATTTAACAGGATTTAAATATTATGCTAAATTCATGTTGCTTTGTTTGGCATTTACAGCATCAGTAATGCTTTTAGTAATGTCCAATCACATTGTTATACTTCTTTTTAGTTGGCTAATAATGGGCGTTTTTATGTCGCAATTAATAGGAATTGATAAAAAATGGGGAGAAGCAAGAGAAGCAGCTAAATTTACGCTAAAATATTTTTTAACAGGAACTTTTTTCTTAACTATTGGATTATTGTTGATTGCTTTTAAAAGTGATGAATTTACAATTACAGGTTTGGCAGTTTCTGTTATAGATTTACCTCCCTACATAACAATGATTGCTGCTTTTTGTGTTATTGCAGCAGCCATTGTACAATCTGCAATTTATCCTTTTCATAGATGGTTATTATCTGCAATGACTTCTCCAACTCCAGCATCAGCCTTAATGCACGCAGGTTTTGTTAATGGTGCAGGAATTTTATTAGCGCTTTTTGCAACCTTATTATTTACATCAGATACACTTACAATCTTATTTGCAATTGGTGGTTTTACAGCAATTATTGCGCAGTTTACTAAACTTTTACAAGTAAATGTAAAACAAAAACTAGCGTGTTCTACAATAGCACAAATGGGTTTTATGATTATGCAATGTGGTTTAGGTTTTTTTAATGCAGCTGTTGCTCATTTAATTTTACACGGATTCTACAAAGCCTATTTATTTTTATCTTCGGGAGAAGAAATTGCCCAAACCACTCCAGAAAAAAATGAATTACTAAAAATAAAACCATTACAAGCTTTAGTAGTTTTAATTTTTGGAACTTTAGGAGCTTACTTATTTATCATTTGGACTGGCAAAGAGCTAGCAATGAACAGCAGTGTATTTTTAACTTTGGTAGTAGCGATTACTGTTGGGCAGGCAACTTATAATATTGTAAAAGAACAAAGTTTATCTGCCATTCAAAAAATTGTAATCCCAGCAATATTATTTGTTGTAGGTATTGGAATTTACGCACTTATGTATAATGGAGTTACCATATTAATGGCAGATATGCCAATGACAAATCAACCTATGCCATTATCTTGGGTGCAAATTATCTTCGGTTTTATTTTCTTAATTGGCTTTTTTGTGATGAAATTAAGAGTATATAAAAAAATTCCTTGGTTGTATGTAAAACTTTTAAATCTATCACAGCCAGCAAAAAAATCAGTCTTAATGTTTAAATCTAAATAA
- a CDS encoding peptidylprolyl isomerase: MAVLSKIRERSMFLIIIIGLALFAFVLDPSTLGDFFDSSKVNEIGEINGEAISRQEFANELEAYKQQSGGRISEMQAAKTVWDNIVRKKIYKNQLEEAGITIGEADIWNEVINAQFVQSSPEYQNEAGLFDEAKFKQFLATEKENNTALWSQWSSYMNQIRDNSERNTYNNLVTAGLGASLKEGEIAYMIDNVKLNAQYVYVPYTSIADSLVKIKKSEVEAYIKENADQFKVEASRDISYVQFNITPSAEDEQAIKDNMVSLVEDFKATENDAIFLSENNSDSNLNPNFQFKSGVNQEIANQLFEGNEGDVVGPYKDKNAFKISKVLEVTQMPDSVRASHILIPFVGAQRVAPDVTRTEEEAKKLADSLLSVVKRNTNKFGDLAKEFSSDTGSGEKEGDLDWFNYNRMTPAFRDYTFTGKKGDMDVVKTPFGFHVIKIDDQKNNQKVMKLATFSAEIVPSEATENEMFRKAEEFALAVSKENKYFEVTNEKNYIARPVVGLKSLDENVPGLGNQRQIVSWAFSSDTNVSDFKRFDLEGSYVVAFVTGSEEKGLMSVEKATSTVRPILTNEKKAAMLKDKLKGADLESIAKANNESIRTANNVTLKSPTLSGVGVEPKIVGAMYNAEINKLYNSIEGNRGVYAFKVTNKEMPTALPNYDASRKRIAETRKSSTFKMYEAIKNSSEIEDNRALMYTN; encoded by the coding sequence ATGGCAGTTTTATCAAAAATTAGAGAACGCTCAATGTTCTTAATTATAATTATTGGATTAGCACTTTTTGCGTTTGTATTAGATCCATCAACACTTGGTGATTTTTTCGACTCAAGTAAAGTAAATGAAATTGGTGAAATAAATGGCGAAGCTATTTCTAGACAAGAATTTGCAAACGAATTAGAAGCTTACAAACAACAATCAGGAGGAAGAATATCTGAAATGCAAGCTGCAAAAACAGTTTGGGATAACATTGTAAGAAAAAAAATATACAAAAATCAATTAGAAGAAGCTGGTATAACAATTGGTGAAGCAGATATTTGGAACGAAGTTATCAATGCTCAATTTGTACAAAGCAGTCCAGAATACCAAAATGAAGCAGGTTTATTTGATGAAGCTAAATTCAAACAATTTTTAGCAACAGAAAAAGAAAACAATACAGCTTTATGGTCTCAATGGTCTTCTTATATGAACCAAATTAGAGATAATTCAGAAAGAAATACTTACAATAACTTAGTAACTGCTGGTTTAGGTGCTTCCTTAAAAGAAGGTGAAATTGCTTACATGATTGATAATGTAAAGTTAAATGCCCAATATGTGTATGTGCCTTATACTTCAATTGCAGATAGTTTAGTAAAAATTAAAAAATCTGAAGTAGAAGCATATATCAAAGAAAATGCAGATCAATTTAAAGTTGAAGCTTCTAGAGATATATCTTATGTTCAATTTAATATTACTCCATCAGCAGAAGACGAGCAAGCTATAAAAGACAATATGGTTTCTTTAGTTGAAGATTTTAAAGCAACAGAAAACGACGCAATATTTTTATCAGAAAATAATTCAGATTCTAATTTGAATCCTAATTTTCAGTTTAAGAGTGGCGTAAACCAAGAAATTGCAAATCAATTATTTGAAGGGAATGAAGGTGATGTGGTTGGACCTTATAAAGATAAAAATGCTTTTAAAATTTCTAAAGTTTTAGAAGTTACTCAAATGCCAGATTCTGTAAGAGCAAGTCATATATTAATACCTTTTGTTGGAGCTCAAAGAGTTGCACCAGATGTAACTAGAACAGAAGAAGAAGCAAAGAAATTAGCAGATAGTTTATTGAGTGTTGTAAAAAGAAACACTAATAAGTTCGGAGATTTAGCTAAAGAATTTTCATCGGACACAGGTTCTGGAGAAAAAGAAGGAGACTTAGATTGGTTTAATTATAACAGAATGACTCCTGCTTTTAGAGATTACACTTTTACAGGTAAAAAAGGAGATATGGATGTTGTAAAGACACCATTTGGTTTTCATGTTATTAAGATTGATGATCAAAAGAACAATCAAAAAGTGATGAAATTAGCTACTTTTAGTGCTGAAATTGTTCCATCTGAAGCTACAGAAAATGAAATGTTTAGAAAAGCAGAAGAGTTTGCATTAGCTGTTTCTAAAGAAAATAAATACTTTGAGGTAACAAACGAGAAAAATTACATAGCAAGACCAGTTGTAGGTTTAAAATCTTTAGATGAAAACGTTCCTGGACTTGGAAACCAAAGACAAATAGTTAGCTGGGCATTTAGTAGCGATACTAATGTGAGCGATTTTAAACGTTTTGATTTAGAAGGTAGTTATGTAGTAGCTTTTGTTACAGGTTCTGAAGAAAAAGGTTTAATGTCTGTTGAAAAAGCAACAAGTACTGTAAGACCTATTTTAACTAACGAAAAGAAAGCAGCAATGCTTAAGGATAAATTAAAAGGTGCAGATTTAGAATCAATTGCAAAAGCTAATAATGAGAGTATAAGAACTGCAAATAATGTAACTTTAAAAAGTCCAACACTTTCAGGAGTTGGGGTAGAGCCTAAAATAGTTGGTGCTATGTACAATGCAGAAATCAATAAATTATACAATTCAATAGAAGGTAACAGAGGAGTTTATGCATTTAAAGTAACAAATAAAGAAATGCCAACAGCTTTACCAAATTATGATGCAAGCAGAAAAAGAATAGCGGAAACAAGAAAAAGTTCTACCTTTAAAATGTATGAGGCTATAAAAAATTCATCAGAAATAGAAGATAATAGAGCTTTAATGTACACGAATTAA